From a region of the Paenibacillus sp. R14(2021) genome:
- a CDS encoding LTA synthase family protein, with protein MNRRFLLFTLFLLVKGVLVWFVVFDEGPTPMTIVTELPFIWLVFCCIELFTRKRKSIYYLSANLVITLLYFTVLMYYKYYGIIVTYHAIAQADKVTQVGESTYSLMDPYYLLFFVDVVVLALIFYWPKRTFKPYMMPKRLKPARKIALYALLAASLMLCVFNVWPNRASMNENKQAEGMGILNYELYTLLSDSTEEQEPVPEAEISQQAIDELKGIAPQKAAASGFGAAKGKNVIILQMESFQDLLIGLKLDGQEITPNLNKLAQENFHFDRFYTMVGQGTTSDAEFVVNTSLYVPKHEAATDHYVEKAIPSLPKLLHANGYDTATFHTNEVHFWNRSELYASIGWDRYYDESFFGDDDHVAFGSSDEVLYAKTVDELERMDRSDKPFYAQVISMSAHHPYNIPSSKYRMTLPERYENTLVGSYIRAQNYADYALGLFVADLKERGLWDDSVIVMYGDHQGLPNYSLGGEEKQLLEELLGYAYGYPDMFRIPLLLSAPGVTYPSIQHQVGGQIDIAPTVANLLGVPMDDQLHFGQDLLRQTSNLLPMRHFLPTGSVVTDDQLFLTGKGFADGTDVALPGQSGHAMRTTEEQYNRALRLLRLSDSYVSYLPPKSESSE; from the coding sequence TTGAATCGAAGATTTCTCCTGTTTACGCTGTTTCTGTTGGTCAAAGGCGTCTTAGTTTGGTTCGTCGTCTTCGACGAAGGTCCGACCCCGATGACGATCGTCACAGAGCTTCCGTTTATTTGGCTTGTCTTCTGCTGCATTGAGCTGTTTACGCGCAAGCGGAAGTCCATCTATTATTTAAGCGCCAATCTTGTCATTACACTGCTCTATTTCACCGTCCTCATGTATTACAAATATTACGGCATCATCGTGACCTATCACGCCATCGCCCAAGCCGATAAGGTGACGCAGGTCGGCGAGAGCACGTATTCCCTCATGGACCCGTACTATTTGCTGTTCTTCGTCGATGTCGTGGTGTTGGCGCTCATCTTCTATTGGCCGAAGAGAACCTTCAAGCCGTACATGATGCCCAAACGATTGAAACCTGCAAGAAAAATAGCGCTGTATGCGCTGCTTGCCGCGTCGCTGATGCTGTGCGTCTTCAATGTCTGGCCGAACCGGGCCAGCATGAACGAGAACAAGCAGGCAGAGGGTATGGGCATTCTTAATTATGAGTTATACACGCTCCTCTCCGATTCCACGGAGGAGCAAGAACCTGTACCGGAGGCCGAAATTTCGCAGCAAGCGATCGACGAGCTGAAAGGCATTGCCCCGCAGAAGGCGGCAGCGAGCGGCTTCGGTGCCGCCAAGGGCAAGAACGTCATCATTCTCCAAATGGAATCGTTTCAGGATTTGCTGATCGGACTGAAGCTAGACGGGCAGGAGATTACGCCGAATTTGAACAAGCTGGCACAGGAGAACTTCCATTTTGACCGCTTCTATACGATGGTGGGGCAAGGCACGACTTCCGATGCAGAGTTCGTGGTGAATACGTCGCTGTACGTGCCCAAGCACGAGGCCGCGACGGATCATTACGTGGAGAAAGCCATTCCGAGCCTGCCGAAGCTGCTTCACGCGAACGGTTACGATACGGCAACCTTTCATACAAACGAGGTGCATTTCTGGAATCGCAGCGAGTTGTATGCCTCAATCGGCTGGGACCGTTATTATGACGAGTCATTTTTCGGCGACGACGATCACGTTGCCTTCGGTTCTTCCGACGAGGTGCTGTATGCCAAGACCGTCGATGAACTGGAGCGCATGGATCGAAGCGATAAACCGTTCTATGCCCAGGTCATCTCGATGAGCGCGCATCATCCGTATAACATTCCGTCGTCCAAATATCGGATGACGCTGCCGGAGCGTTACGAGAATACGCTGGTCGGCAGCTACATCCGCGCACAGAATTACGCGGACTATGCGCTGGGCTTATTCGTTGCGGACTTGAAGGAACGCGGACTCTGGGACGACAGCGTCATCGTCATGTACGGCGACCATCAAGGGCTGCCGAATTATTCGCTCGGGGGCGAGGAGAAGCAGCTGCTTGAAGAGCTGCTCGGCTATGCGTACGGATATCCCGACATGTTCCGGATTCCGCTTCTTCTTAGCGCTCCCGGCGTGACGTATCCGTCCATTCAGCATCAGGTGGGCGGACAAATCGACATTGCCCCGACCGTGGCGAATCTGCTGGGCGTGCCGATGGACGATCAGCTTCATTTCGGCCAGGACCTGCTTCGGCAAACGTCCAATTTGCTGCCGATGCGGCATTTTCTGCCGACGGGCTCCGTCGTGACCGACGATCAATTGTTCTTGACAGGGAAGGGCTTCGCGGATGGGACGGACGTTGCGCTGCCCGGTCAGAGCGGTCATGCGATGCGAACGACGGAAGAGCAGTACAATCGGGCGCTGAGGCTGCTGCGGCTATCGGACAGCTACGTGTCGTATTTGCCGCCGAAGTCGGAAAGCAGCGAATGA
- a CDS encoding AraC family transcriptional regulator: MGLRLLIHNRYLRIEHIATNHQKKRIGTLNSRHRHPVFHLMYILDGEGSFHLNDRVTRAMPGCLYIISPNEWHQFYADEAKRLHNLECTFMLRSEDHAPAEVDFFAWFEEKRGIAVPAALRDEPIDVPVQLRPFLLEGFNRLLDPGNRYVTAEHMSLMTLDLALRVEELLWQLVSSSTSPSSEGGAKEIAVLQQYMAAHLGDAVQLEQLARLVHWTPNYLCRVFKTRTGCTPLAYLQRLRMTEAEKLLLYTDLPVFTVADMLGYEDPSYFARLFKRYYGRAPSVYRTGG, encoded by the coding sequence ATGGGTTTAAGGCTTCTGATCCATAACCGATATCTAAGGATCGAGCATATTGCGACAAATCACCAGAAGAAACGAATAGGTACGCTGAACAGCCGGCATCGTCATCCCGTCTTTCATCTGATGTACATCCTGGACGGCGAAGGCAGCTTCCATCTGAATGATCGCGTAACGCGCGCGATGCCTGGCTGCCTGTATATCATCAGCCCGAATGAGTGGCATCAATTCTATGCCGATGAAGCTAAGCGGCTTCATAATTTGGAATGCACCTTTATGCTGCGAAGCGAAGATCATGCACCCGCGGAAGTCGATTTCTTCGCATGGTTCGAGGAGAAACGGGGCATTGCAGTTCCTGCGGCGCTTCGGGACGAACCTATTGACGTACCGGTGCAGCTGCGGCCATTCCTGCTCGAGGGCTTTAACCGGCTGCTGGATCCAGGCAATCGCTATGTGACGGCTGAGCATATGTCACTCATGACGCTCGATTTGGCGCTGCGGGTCGAAGAGCTGCTGTGGCAGCTGGTCTCGTCAAGCACAAGTCCGAGCTCCGAGGGCGGTGCCAAAGAAATCGCCGTGCTGCAGCAATATATGGCAGCACATCTCGGGGATGCCGTTCAGCTGGAGCAGCTCGCTCGTCTCGTGCACTGGACCCCAAATTATTTATGCCGCGTGTTCAAGACCCGAACCGGCTGCACGCCGCTCGCTTATTTGCAGCGCCTGCGCATGACGGAAGCCGAGAAGCTGCTGCTGTACACGGATCTACCGGTGTTTACGGTTGCGGACATGCTGGGCTACGAGGACCCGTCTTATTTTGCGCGGCTGTTCAAACGTTATTACGGGCGCGCGCCAAGCGTATACCGCACAGGAGGATAA
- a CDS encoding molybdopterin-dependent oxidoreductase, which yields MNDYLNQPNGVFPSVCSLDCPDQCGLLVHKENGVIVRIEGDPSHPVTQGAICNKVRNMNARIYDEKRLKYPLKRTGPKGSGEFQRISWEEAINAIAAQWKSLIAEEGAESILPYSFYGNMGRVQTESMGRRLFNRMGASQLIYSICEAAGTVGYQYTMGGSFGTDPEDTVHAKLMIMWGINAVSTNMHQVAIAEKARKNGAKVVVIDVHRNRTAKWADWFIPIKPGTDSALALGLMHVLFAENLVDEAFMAQHTVGHEALREHVKAYAPDVVSAITGVHAEDIIKLARMYGGTEEAAFIRIGNGPQHHDNGGMTIRSIACLPAVTGHWLRKGGGAIKGNGGHLALNRRALERPDTMPRGDNRPREINMNLIGEALLELDKPISSLYVYNSNPAVVAPNASKVREGLAREDLFTVVHELFMTETAKYADIVLPATSTFENTDFYTSYWHHYVQVQQPVIAAYGESKSNTDVFRLLAEAMGYVDEMFLDSDLDLIGQGLSNPNNPALAGITAELLLEKQFVKASVKPLFPGKLRTASGRIELYSASMERHGLPALPTYTPLVDDGPYPFLFIPTANHNFLNSTFAHNEKHKSMEKTAKLYMNVSDAEGLGITDGEQVRVWNSRGECELTAVVGEDVLPGVVVSQGLWADSKSGMAGVNALTPDRVADMGNGATFFSGKVQVARAV from the coding sequence ATGAATGATTATCTGAACCAGCCAAACGGCGTATTTCCGTCCGTTTGCTCGCTCGATTGTCCCGATCAATGCGGACTTCTCGTGCATAAAGAAAATGGGGTTATTGTTCGGATCGAGGGCGATCCGTCGCATCCGGTCACGCAGGGCGCCATTTGTAATAAGGTGAGAAATATGAATGCCAGAATTTACGATGAGAAGCGGCTGAAGTATCCGCTTAAGCGGACCGGACCGAAGGGCAGCGGCGAATTCCAGCGCATCAGCTGGGAGGAAGCTATCAATGCCATCGCTGCGCAGTGGAAGTCGCTCATTGCCGAGGAAGGCGCAGAGTCGATTCTGCCTTACAGCTTCTACGGCAACATGGGCCGCGTCCAAACGGAGAGCATGGGGAGAAGGCTGTTCAACCGGATGGGCGCAAGCCAGCTGATTTATTCCATCTGCGAAGCGGCCGGAACAGTCGGCTACCAATATACGATGGGCGGCAGCTTCGGGACGGATCCGGAGGATACCGTGCATGCCAAGCTTATGATCATGTGGGGCATTAATGCAGTGAGCACGAACATGCATCAAGTGGCGATTGCGGAGAAGGCCCGTAAGAATGGGGCCAAAGTCGTCGTCATCGACGTTCACCGCAACCGCACGGCCAAATGGGCGGATTGGTTTATTCCAATCAAGCCGGGGACCGACTCCGCGCTTGCGCTTGGCCTCATGCATGTGCTGTTCGCCGAGAACCTCGTCGACGAAGCTTTCATGGCGCAGCATACCGTCGGACATGAAGCGCTGCGCGAGCATGTGAAGGCGTATGCGCCGGACGTTGTCTCAGCCATCACCGGCGTGCATGCCGAAGATATCATCAAGCTGGCCCGCATGTACGGCGGTACGGAAGAAGCTGCGTTTATCCGCATCGGAAACGGCCCGCAACATCATGACAACGGCGGTATGACGATTAGGTCCATCGCCTGCCTGCCTGCCGTTACTGGACATTGGCTGCGCAAGGGCGGCGGCGCCATCAAGGGCAACGGCGGCCATTTGGCACTCAACCGGCGTGCGCTGGAGCGGCCGGATACGATGCCAAGGGGAGATAATCGGCCGCGCGAGATTAACATGAACCTGATCGGCGAAGCGCTGCTGGAGCTCGATAAGCCGATCTCTTCCTTATATGTCTACAACTCCAATCCGGCTGTGGTTGCACCAAACGCGAGCAAGGTTCGAGAAGGGCTGGCCCGCGAGGATTTGTTCACCGTCGTACACGAGCTATTTATGACGGAGACGGCGAAATACGCCGATATCGTACTGCCCGCAACGTCTACGTTTGAGAATACGGACTTCTACACATCGTACTGGCACCACTATGTGCAGGTACAGCAGCCGGTCATTGCGGCTTACGGGGAGAGCAAGTCCAATACGGATGTGTTTCGTCTGCTTGCGGAAGCGATGGGCTACGTGGACGAGATGTTCCTCGACAGCGATCTGGATTTGATCGGACAAGGGCTCAGCAATCCCAACAACCCGGCGCTGGCAGGCATCACGGCTGAATTATTGCTTGAGAAGCAATTTGTCAAAGCGAGCGTCAAGCCGCTGTTCCCAGGTAAGCTGCGCACGGCGAGCGGCCGAATCGAGCTGTACTCGGCGAGCATGGAGCGCCATGGTCTGCCGGCGCTGCCAACGTATACGCCGCTCGTCGATGACGGACCTTATCCGTTTTTGTTTATACCGACCGCGAACCATAACTTCTTGAACTCCACGTTTGCGCATAACGAGAAGCATAAGTCGATGGAGAAAACGGCTAAGCTTTATATGAACGTCAGCGATGCCGAAGGGCTGGGAATCACTGACGGCGAACAAGTGCGCGTATGGAACAGCCGGGGCGAATGCGAGCTCACGGCGGTCGTCGGGGAAGACGTGCTGCCCGGTGTCGTGGTCAGCCAAGGTCTCTGGGCGGATAGTAAGTCGGGCATGGCGGGCGTTAACGCGCTTACGCCCGATCGGGTGGCCGACATGGGGAACGGTGCGACCTTCTTCTCCGGTAAAGTACAGGTGGCAAGAGCCGTCTGA
- a CDS encoding sugar phosphate isomerase/epimerase — translation MLRGLSHAGLGNIGSDEQFIALAHEYGFQTVDIDAKGLIDRNGVDGARELLARHNITMGAFGLSVDWRTTDESFRAGLARLSEEAAAAAALGCQVCCTYVLPATDYKAAHFMVLATRRLRICAQILGAYGIRLGLEFVGPHHLRTAWANPFLWTMHETLDWIDAIGEPNVGLLFDSYHWYTNGHTVADIEALTPDRLVHVHINDAPDVPVEDARDNGRIYPGEGVIDLAGFLRALSAIGYKGSVSQEILTAEAPSASPTELLARSKAGFDKVYRAAGLA, via the coding sequence ATGTTAAGAGGACTTTCCCATGCCGGACTCGGCAATATCGGCAGCGACGAGCAATTCATTGCACTCGCCCATGAATACGGTTTTCAAACGGTCGACATTGATGCCAAAGGGCTGATCGACCGTAACGGCGTGGACGGAGCGCGCGAGCTGCTGGCTCGCCATAACATCACCATGGGTGCGTTCGGCTTGTCGGTGGACTGGCGTACGACGGACGAGTCGTTCCGTGCCGGCTTGGCACGGCTGTCCGAGGAAGCGGCTGCAGCGGCGGCGCTTGGCTGTCAAGTTTGCTGCACTTACGTACTGCCTGCGACGGATTACAAGGCCGCGCATTTTATGGTGCTGGCAACCCGCAGGCTCCGTATCTGCGCGCAAATTCTCGGCGCTTACGGTATTCGTCTCGGTCTTGAGTTCGTCGGCCCGCATCATCTGCGCACGGCATGGGCCAACCCGTTCCTGTGGACGATGCACGAGACGCTGGATTGGATCGACGCCATCGGCGAGCCGAATGTCGGCCTCCTGTTCGACTCGTATCACTGGTACACGAACGGCCATACCGTTGCGGACATCGAAGCGTTGACGCCGGATCGGCTCGTTCACGTGCACATCAACGATGCGCCGGACGTGCCTGTCGAGGATGCGCGCGACAACGGAAGAATTTATCCGGGCGAAGGGGTCATTGACCTGGCCGGATTCCTCCGTGCCCTGAGCGCCATTGGCTATAAAGGCTCCGTATCGCAGGAGATTTTGACGGCCGAAGCGCCGTCAGCTTCGCCAACGGAGCTACTGGCTCGTTCCAAAGCCGGCTTCGACAAGGTGTATAGAGCGGCAGGTTTGGCTTAG
- a CDS encoding phytanoyl-CoA dioxygenase family protein, which produces MRLTVEQIITYQTEGYLIVPDVLSREALRPVIEELEREIDARARRLYAEGKLSELHEDEPFERRYARLYDQCREFAGGLDIADYLGEAMFRHLGNEQLLDVAECLLGSELSCNPIQHVRAKLPSRSTSGEPDYFQNVPWHQDCAVTTQDSEASEIITFWMPLVDATEETGCMEIMPRVFKQGYINHRAEGGTTIDPVKLPDVEPILAACTKGSLVIMNKYTPHRGISNRSDIIRWSIDLRYHKTGANSGRSFQPSFPVRSASRPESVLTDWAEWRRMWQAAKEVKGRKLHRV; this is translated from the coding sequence ATGCGGTTAACTGTCGAACAAATCATTACCTATCAAACGGAAGGTTATTTGATCGTGCCTGATGTCTTAAGCCGCGAAGCGCTTCGCCCGGTAATTGAGGAGCTGGAAAGGGAAATTGATGCGCGCGCCAGAAGGCTCTACGCGGAGGGGAAACTGAGCGAATTGCACGAAGACGAGCCGTTCGAACGCAGATATGCGCGGCTGTACGATCAGTGCCGGGAGTTTGCCGGCGGCCTTGATATCGCGGATTACCTGGGTGAAGCGATGTTCCGGCATCTCGGGAACGAGCAGCTGCTGGACGTTGCGGAATGTTTGCTCGGAAGCGAGCTCAGCTGCAATCCCATTCAGCATGTGCGCGCGAAGCTGCCGTCGCGATCGACAAGCGGCGAACCGGATTATTTTCAAAATGTCCCTTGGCATCAGGATTGCGCTGTCACCACGCAGGATTCCGAAGCCTCGGAAATTATCACGTTCTGGATGCCGCTCGTGGATGCAACGGAAGAGACGGGCTGCATGGAAATCATGCCGCGCGTGTTCAAGCAAGGCTATATCAACCATCGTGCCGAAGGCGGCACGACGATTGACCCCGTCAAGCTTCCGGACGTGGAGCCCATTCTAGCGGCCTGCACGAAAGGCAGTCTTGTCATCATGAACAAATATACACCGCATCGCGGCATCAGCAACAGGTCGGACATCATCAGATGGTCAATTGACCTGCGCTATCACAAAACAGGAGCCAATTCCGGACGCTCGTTCCAGCCGTCCTTCCCTGTGCGAAGCGCCTCCAGGCCGGAAAGCGTCCTTACCGATTGGGCCGAATGGCGCCGCATGTGGCAGGCTGCCAAAGAGGTGAAAGGAAGAAAGCTGCACCGGGTCTAG
- a CDS encoding nitroreductase yields the protein MDVITAIHTRRSMGKVTQEPIAKETIEQILEAGVWAPNHRLTEPWRFFVLTGDGRNKLGEALGAIAIANEPEDAIPAEREARLEGAMKKAHRAPVIIGAAVVPSDRRDVIELEEYGAVNAAIQNMLLAIHALGLGAIWRSGEPCYNPIMNDCFGLRPQDKMLGFIYLGVPDMETPAARRAPAASKTTWIDN from the coding sequence ATGGACGTCATAACAGCGATTCACACAAGAAGAAGCATGGGGAAAGTTACGCAGGAGCCGATCGCCAAAGAGACGATCGAGCAAATTTTGGAGGCCGGCGTTTGGGCGCCGAACCATCGATTGACGGAGCCATGGCGGTTCTTCGTCTTGACGGGCGATGGACGAAACAAGCTTGGCGAGGCGCTCGGTGCCATCGCGATAGCGAATGAACCAGAAGACGCGATCCCGGCAGAAAGGGAAGCGAGGCTCGAAGGCGCGATGAAAAAAGCGCACCGCGCGCCGGTCATCATTGGCGCAGCTGTTGTACCGTCGGATAGACGCGACGTGATCGAGCTGGAGGAATACGGCGCGGTGAATGCGGCCATTCAGAATATGCTGCTGGCTATCCACGCCCTAGGACTCGGCGCTATTTGGCGCAGCGGCGAGCCTTGCTACAATCCGATCATGAACGATTGCTTCGGCTTGCGGCCGCAGGACAAGATGCTGGGCTTCATCTATCTTGGCGTACCCGATATGGAGACGCCTGCAGCGAGACGGGCGCCGGCGGCTTCGAAGACGACCTGGATCGACAACTAA
- a CDS encoding AraC family transcriptional regulator yields MTHFPAYLKTYPNADSTFPFHIGLHSLERGYPAHRHDFLELSYVIKGRGSELINNVRHEMVPGTFTFVQPYQVHELFTEPGSTLVLYNCMFSMDLLMDAGGQGDGLSDLVEPSAMAPYMTFTGAMAERTRFLIEDMMREYQGDDAWRLTMLQARLKELLICFDRERRRHQLVPETPLRPGKSGASVWPIIHHIHRNYQDNLTLSQLSGLFGMSVSRISEVIKEKTGQTFLHFLQDLRLRHASSLLVSTDYSVIEVALEVGFGSYKTFVKIFRERKGMAPLAYRKAKRPS; encoded by the coding sequence ATGACTCATTTTCCAGCTTATCTGAAAACCTACCCGAACGCGGACTCGACCTTTCCCTTTCATATCGGGCTTCATTCCCTGGAGCGCGGCTATCCGGCGCATCGGCATGACTTCCTGGAGCTGTCCTATGTCATTAAGGGCAGAGGCTCGGAGCTCATCAACAATGTCCGGCACGAAATGGTACCCGGCACGTTCACGTTCGTTCAGCCTTACCAGGTGCATGAGCTATTTACGGAACCGGGAAGCACGCTCGTGTTGTACAACTGCATGTTCAGCATGGATTTGCTCATGGATGCCGGCGGCCAAGGCGACGGCTTGTCCGACTTGGTCGAACCAAGCGCGATGGCGCCTTACATGACGTTTACGGGTGCGATGGCTGAGCGGACACGGTTTCTCATCGAAGATATGATGCGCGAATATCAAGGGGATGACGCTTGGCGGCTGACCATGCTGCAGGCACGGTTGAAAGAGCTGCTCATCTGCTTCGACCGCGAACGCAGGAGGCATCAGCTGGTCCCCGAGACGCCGCTTAGGCCAGGCAAGAGCGGTGCTTCCGTCTGGCCGATCATCCATCATATTCACCGCAATTACCAGGATAATCTGACGCTCTCTCAGCTGTCCGGCTTATTCGGCATGAGCGTCTCGCGCATCAGCGAGGTCATCAAGGAGAAGACTGGGCAGACGTTTCTTCATTTCCTGCAGGACCTGCGTCTGCGTCATGCCAGCTCCCTGCTCGTCTCCACCGATTACAGCGTCATCGAGGTCGCGCTTGAAGTGGGCTTCGGCTCGTACAAGACATTCGTCAAAATCTTCCGGGAACGCAAGGGCATGGCCCCGCTCGCATACCGTAAGGCGAAGCGGCCTAGCTAA